In one window of Holophagales bacterium DNA:
- a CDS encoding integron integrase, whose product MAHALRAKHYSIRTERAYVDWARRYILFHGKRHPSELGSDHVNRFLTHLAVQGKVAASTQNQALAGLLFLYGEVLKMPLPDTGGLVRAKKPRRIPTVLTREEVYQVLSRLDGPQKIAATLLYGAGLRLLEVLRLRVKDVDFGLGQLVVRDGKGQKDRVTMLPDAARGTLAIHISDVRLLHARDLAEGFGRVWLPDALARKAPDAATSWGWQWVFPAASRSRDPRSGREMRHHLNETVLQRAVHNAVVAAGIAKPASCHTLRHSFATHLLEDGYDIRTIQELLGHSDVSTTMIYTHVLNKSGGRGVRSPLDRMV is encoded by the coding sequence ATGGCCCACGCCCTCCGCGCGAAGCACTACTCCATCCGCACCGAGCGCGCCTACGTCGACTGGGCCCGCCGCTACATCCTCTTCCACGGCAAGCGGCACCCTTCCGAGCTCGGCTCCGACCACGTCAACCGCTTCCTCACCCACCTCGCCGTCCAGGGCAAGGTCGCCGCCAGCACCCAGAACCAGGCCCTCGCCGGCCTCCTCTTCCTCTACGGCGAGGTCCTCAAGATGCCGCTCCCCGACACCGGCGGCCTCGTGCGCGCCAAGAAGCCGCGCCGCATTCCGACCGTCCTCACGCGCGAGGAGGTCTACCAGGTCCTCTCCCGCCTCGACGGCCCGCAGAAGATCGCCGCCACCCTCCTCTACGGCGCCGGCCTCCGCCTCCTCGAGGTCCTCCGCCTCCGCGTCAAGGACGTCGACTTCGGCCTCGGCCAGCTCGTCGTCCGCGACGGCAAGGGCCAGAAAGACCGCGTCACCATGCTCCCCGACGCCGCCCGCGGCACGCTCGCCATCCACATTTCAGACGTCCGCCTCCTCCACGCGCGCGACCTCGCCGAGGGCTTCGGCCGCGTCTGGCTCCCCGACGCCCTCGCCCGCAAGGCCCCGGACGCCGCGACCTCCTGGGGCTGGCAGTGGGTCTTCCCCGCCGCCTCGCGCTCGCGCGACCCGCGCTCCGGCCGCGAGATGCGCCACCACCTCAACGAGACCGTCCTCCAGCGCGCCGTCCACAACGCCGTCGTCGCCGCCGGCATCGCCAAACCGGCCAGCTGCCATACGCTCCGACACTCCTTCGCGACGCACCTCCTCGAGGACGGCTACGACATCAGGACCATCCAGGAACTACTTGGACACAGCGACGTCT